GCCGTTCCCAAAAATGATTTCTCCCCCGCCGCGCTCGCGCTGAACACATAATCCCCCTTCTTCGAGGGCAGTTTTTGCTCCAGCTCCCATTTTAAAAATTCCGGCCCGGCGGCCAGGAGCTCCCCGGCAAGGGCCAGCCGCAAAACGTGCGACGTTTGACCCGGGTAGGAAACAAATACCCTCGACCCGTTCAAAACCCGGCCAAACCCGTCCGCCACCCGGTCAAAGGCGGTAAGCCCCCGTTCCAAACCCTTCTCCCCGAAATCGACCAATTCCAGTTTCCCTTGCCGGTTGGCAAGCTTTACGAAGCGGGCCCCGCCGGAAAAAATTTCAACCCCCACGGCATCCCTTTGCCAAACGGTCACGGCGTCTCCGCTTTCGGGGAAATACGGGATGGGGCCGAAGAAACGCCCGCATCCGCTTGGCGCTTTTCTTTCAATGTTTTTGTGGGCGTCCGTTCCGACGTCGGCGTCACCCGAACACGGGACGCAAGTTCGGCCAGCTTTTTCGGCCCGATTCCCGCTACGCGCAAAAGTTCCCGAACGTTTTTGAAAGGCCCGTTTTTGGCGCGGTATTCGACTATGCGCTGGGCCAAAGCCGGCCCGATGCCGGGTAAACGTTCCAACTCCGCCAACTCCGCCCGGTTCAAATCAAGGGGGGCAAAATCTGAAACTGCATTTTCTTTCGGCAAGACGGCAAAATGGCTCGGGGGCGCTTCGAGCGTCGAAAGAAGAAGACCGGGCGAAACGGCCCGGTTGTTTTGCTTGTACAGGTTGAAGAAAATCCCCGCAATCAAAACAAGGGTCAAAAAACCGAGAATCTTTCGATCCGTCTGGGAAAATTGACCGGCGGTCATCGGCGGTATGGTAAGCGATTATAAAATCTTGTCAAGCCGTTTCGGGGCGCCGCTTGCGCCGGCGGACACCATCCGGAACCGGCGCAATCCATTTTTTCTGAAAAGAGGCCACTTTTTTGTTTTGTTTAAGGCCAATCTTGCGTATTATATAATTGAAAAGGAGAATCGCCACCGATGAGACCAGCCGCCGCCCCCCTCGCCTGCCTTTTGTTCTTGACGGCCAATGCCTATTCCCAATCCAACTGGCAGAAGGTGGATGTCCCCAGTCTGAACATAAGTGCCGGCGCGGTTTTAAACAGCGTCACCGCATCCGGCGGCCTGGTTTTGAGTTCCGTTTCCGGAGATCCCACGTACAAAGCGGTTCGCTCCACGGACGGGGGTGCCACTTGGGAAACCCCGCCGCTGGCCAACTTGGCGCCGCTTAAATTAAAGGCGCTAAACACCTCCTTTCTTTATGGAGCAAGAAGTGATTCCAATTTCATCATGACGAACATAAACCAGGGGGTCAACCCCTGGACGATCCTTCGTCCCGCCTTGAACATGACGCTGGCCGATGTGCACTACATTAATTCCTCCCCCGGACAGGCCTGGGCGGTGGGGGACTCTCCTTATGTCTCCGTGACCTCAAACAACTGGGGCAGTTTCATAAACCGTCGTTTCCCGAACGATTCGGTCCTGATGACTTCCGTGCACTTCTTCGACAACAACTTTGGTGTAGTCGCCGGCCGCAGCACAAGAACGGGCGATAACGGCAGCGTGATTTTTTCCACTAACGACGGCGGCGTGACCTGGCAGAACCGCAGTCTGCCGGACACTTGTTCTTCCGCCCCCAACTTGGTCGTGGATTTTTTGAATCCCCGCATCGGCTGGGCGGCGCAAACCTGTAATACCATAACGAATTTCTACAAAACCACCGACAGCGGAGCCACCTGGGCCAATCAGGGCATCGTTGACCTTTTTTTCCAGGCCTCCGCCATCGACGCCGTGGATTCCTTGCATGCGTGGGTGGTCGGCCGGTCCGGCCCGAGTAATGGCAGCATAGTCAGGACTTCCAACGGCGGTGCCAGTTGGAACTATGTCACGATCCCGTCTTCCGGTCGCCTTCTTTCTATCACAATGAAGGATACGACCACCGGCTTCGCCTGCGGTCAGTCGGCCACCCTTCTGGTCTATTCCCCCATCAGCACCGATGTAAAGGACGGACGAACCAACCGCCCCAGAAGTTTCGAGCTGTCGCAGAATTACCCGAATCCCTTCAACGGCCAAACCCGCATCCTGTTCACGCTGCAAAAAAGTCAACCGGTGACTTTGACCGTGTACAACCTCTTGGGACAGCCGGTGCGGAAATTGGTTGACGAAACCCGCCCCGCCGGGAAAAACGAGATAAGCTGGGACGGCCGGGACGAACGGGGAATTTCCGTTCCTTCGGGAATTTATCTTTACAAGCTAAACACAACCACGGAAAAACAAATCCGCAAGATGGTGCTGCTGAAGTAGGGGCCGAATACATTCAGCCCTTGCCACCGATTTCTATTTTTCTTTCGTTTTCATCGTTAATCTCAAACCTCACCTTATAAAACGGCCTATCCAACAGGGGCAACGCCAGCTCCGGCCATTCGATTAAGCAAACCCCCTTCCCATAAAGGAAATCTTCCAGATTCAACGCCTCCAATTGCGCTGCCTGCTCCAGCCGGTAAAAATCAAAATGGTAGAGGGGAATTTTGCCCGAGTACACGTTCAGCAGAACAAACGTTGGACTCGTAACCGCGTCCTTGGCTTTCAGCCCGGCGGCGACCCCTTTGACGAACGTGGTTTTCCCGCCGCCGAGCGGGCCGAAAAGCGCCACCACATCCCCCTCTTCCAAACGGGAGGCGAACTCCCTCCCGGCCTGAAAGGTTTCATCCGCTGAACGGGTAACGAGAATGGACGGGGCCAACTATTTCGGCGTTAACGTGGCCACCGGCAGAATCATCTCCTCCATCGAAATCCCGCCGTGCTGGAAGGAGTTCTTGTAGGCCCGCTGGTATTCGTTGAAGTTGGTGGGGTAAACGAAATAAAAATCCTCCTTGGCGATGATGTAGGTCGTCGCCAGCCCGAACATCGGCAGCCGCCAGCGGCGGGGGTCCTTGATTAAGACCGACTGCTTCGGGTCGCAATTGAGGTTGTCCCCGTATTTGTAGCGCAGGCTGGTGGAGGTGTCCCGCTTGCCGTAGGCAATCGCCGCGCGGGTGCCCAAAACGGAGCCGTGGTCGGTGGTGATGACCGCCACGCAGTCCCATTTGGCAATCTGCTTCAAGAGTTCGAACAACGAGGAGTGCAGAAACCAGGTTTGCATCACCGAGCGAAAGGCCGCCTCGTCGTGGGCCAGCTCGGAGAGGATTTCATCCTCGGACCGCCCGTGCGCCAGCATGTCGATGAAATTGTAAACGACCGACAAAAGCGGCACGGAGGAGTAATTGGAGATTTTGCGGGCCAGGTTATCCCCTTCCTGCTGGTCCAGCACCTTGACATATTTCGCCTCCCCCTTCAGCTTGAGTCCCAGCCGGGCGATTTGCGCGTCCAGAAGCTGGCGTTCGTGCCGGTTGCGCGAGGAATCATCCTTGGAACCGGCGCTCCAGGCCTCGGCATCCGCCCGCGCCACGTCGTCCGGAAATACCCCGGCGAAAATGGCGTTGCGCGAAAAGGGGGTCGCGGTGGGCAGAACGGAATAATAGTAATCCCGCTGCACGTTGAAGTATTCGGAAACCAGTCTTTCCACCATCAGCCACTGATCCAGCCGCATGCAATCGATGACGATGAAAAAAACCTGTTTGCCGCGCGAAAGGTGGGGGAAAAGATGATTTTTGACGACGTGGACCGACATCGGCGGCGTATCTTCGCCGGCCACCCAGCGGGGATAGATTTTTTCGATGTATTTGCCGAACTCGACGTTGAATTCTTTTTTTTGGCCGAAATGGGTCGCCTCCAGTCCGACTTCCGGGTGCGCGGCAACCTCCAGTTCCCACTCCGAAAGCTTCCGGTGCGCCTCCATCCAGTCCTTCCAGTGCATCTGGCCGAAAAGCATCCCCCGCATCCGGTTGAACTCGGCAATGTAATCCTGGGCCATCTGGCTGCCGCGGATCTTTCTTGAATCCAAAACCTTTTTCACCACCAGCCAGACCTGGCTCGGGTTGACCGGCTTGGTTAGATAGTCGTCGATTTTTTTGCCGATCGCCTGGTTCATGATGTTTTCCTCTTCCGATTTCGTGACCATCACCACGGGCAGGTTCGGCTTGATGTCTTTGATGTCTTCCAGGGTCGCCAGCCCGTCCTTCCCCGGCATCTGCTCGTCCAAAAGCACAAGATCGAACGGCCGCTTGGAAACGCTGTCCAAGGCATCCTCGCCGGTCGCCACCGGGGTGATTTTGCACCCTTTCCCTTCAAGGAAAAGGATGTGCGGCTTCAGAAGTTCAATTTCGTCATCCACCCACAAAATTTCTTTTAAATCTTCCTTCATCCTTTAACCTCGTTTGGCGCTGTTCGCCGGCAGGGTGATGGTAAAGACGGTGCGCACGTTCGGCATGCTCTCTTCCAAATACAACCTCCCTTTATGATACTCCTCAACGATTCGTTTGGCCAGCGTCAGCCCCAACCCCCAACCCCTTTTTTTGGTCGTAAATCCGGGGTTGAAAACCCGCTTCTGCGCGCCGGGCGGAATTCCCCGCCCGTTGTCGGCCACACGAATCCAAATCTGCTTGCCGGAAGGCTCGGTGCCGGAGGAGACCTCAATGACCCCCAGTTTGGGATCGACCGCCTCGAGGGCGTTTTTTATCAGATTTTCCAGAACCCAGCCGAAAAGCTCCCCGTTCACCTCCACCGGCGGCAGCGCGGCAAGATTATCCCGGATGACCGCCCCGTTCCCCTGCCGGGGAAGCCGCTGCCTGAAATAGGCGATCGACTCCCCAAGCACGGCGTTCAAATCCGCCGGTTTCAGCTCCGGCATCGAGCCGATTTGCCCGAACCGGTTCGCCACCTTTTCCAGCCGCTTCAAGTCGGTTTCCATCCGGGCGGTCACCTCGCGCAGCGCGTCCGGAGTGGTCTTTCCTTCCTCGGTCTGCGTGCGCAAAAGCTCCACCCATCCCATTAGGGAGGAAAGCGGCGTCCCCAACTGGTGCGCCGTTTCTTTGGCCATTCCGACCCAGATGTGGCGCTGCTCGGAGCGCTTGATGTTGCGGAAACCGACGTAGCCGGAGATGATGAAAATGGCAACCAGGGCCAGCTCCACGTACGGCATCAGGCGCAGCCGGTTAAGGATGGGGGGATCGCCGTAGTGGAAAAGCAAAACCAGCTGTCCTTGATAGCGGATTTCCTTGGGAGACCGGTGGCGGTCCATTTCATCCATCGCCTTTTTGACCCGGGCCAGAACCTCCGGCGTTTTGACCGTGACCGTGTCCAGCGACTTGTCCAAAAGCCGCCAGTTCTGGGGATTCCCCGCGGAATCGGAAAAAACCATTGGAAAGCGGGCCTTCTGGATGATGGTCTCGAAAATCAAATCGATGTCGGACGTGGAGGCCTCCGGGTTGATGAGCGCCTGGTAGAGCCGGGCGTACACCTCCACGTTTTGCGTCTCCTCTTCTTTCAACCGCAGGATGACGTCCTGCGTGTAGGTGATGAAAACGAAAGTGATGCCGATGACGCCGAAGAGCAGAAAAACCCGATAAAACAACGAGGCGCCGTAATGGCCGTAAAACTCCGGATTTTTTTTTCGAAAAAGACCCAAAGCTAAACCAGCTCCTTCGTTCCCAAATAGGGCACGAGGACCTCCGGGATTCGAATAGTCCCTTTTTCGGTTTGGTACTGTTCCAAAATGGCAATCACCGTGCGCGGCAAAGCCAGCCCGGAGCCGTTCAAGGTATGCGGGTATTCCGGTTTCGCCTCCGGTGAGGGACGGAAACGCAGATTCATCCGCCGGGCCTGGAAATCTTCAAAATTCGAGCAGGAGGAAACTTCCAGATACTTCCCAACCCCCGGTGCCCAGACCTCCAAATCGTACGTCTTGGCGGAAGCGAACGACATATCCCCGGAGGCCAGAAGTTTGACCCGGTAGTGCAATCCCAAAGCTTGCAGAATCGCTTCGGCATTTTGGACGAGTGATTCCAATTCGTCATAAGAACTCTCCGGGCGGACGATTTTAACCAGCTCCACTTTATCAAACTGATGCACCCGGGTAATCCCGCGGGTATCCTTGCCGGCGGCGCCGGCTTCGCGCCGGAAGCAGGGAGTGTAGGCCGTGACGTAAATCGGCAACCGTTCGGACGGGAGAATCTCCTCGCGGAACAAATTGGTCAAAGGCACCTCGGCGGTCGGGATTAAAAACAAATCATCCTCCTTGAGACCGTACATATCCTCTTCCAGCTTCGGCAACTGCCCGGTGCCGAACATCGAGGCGCGGTTGACCAGAAACGGCGGGGAAATTTCCTGATAGCCGTGTTTTTGGGTGTGCAAATCCAGCATAAAATTGATTAAAGCCCGCTCTAATTTGGCCCCCCAGCCGGAAAAGGCAATAAACCCGGCCCCCGAAATTTTGGCCGCCGCAGCGAGGTCCAAAAGCCCCAGCTTCTCCCCCAACTCCCAGTGCGGCGCGGGCGCGAAAGCAAACCCCGGTTTTTTCCCCCAACTGCGCACCTCCACGTTGCCGCTCTCGTCCGGTGCCACCGGCACGGAGGCATGCGGCAGGTTTGGAATCCAACGCAAGAGCTCTTCGATTTTTTCCTCCACTTCCCGTCGTTCGCGATCAAACTCGGCAATACGGTCGGAGACCGTCTTCATTTCGGCGATGATGCCGGAGGCATCCTTCCCCTCTTTCTTCAAGCGGGCGACCTCCATCGAAACGCTGTTCCGTTTTGCTTTCAGGGCATCCGCCTCCTTGACAAGCTCCCGCCGGCGCTCATCCAGCCGCAAAACTTCGTCGATGCCCCGCCGGTCACCTTTGGCCGCCAGCCCGGCCCGCACCCTTTCCGGATTTTCCCGGATGAATTTCAAATCCAGCATCAGCCCGCCACTGCCGCCTTTCCTTTGGTCCCGACCGGAACCAGATTTGATTTGTAATTGGCTTTCAAGATTTCTCCAATCGTTGAACAGACGTATTCGACATCCTCGTCCCCCATCGCCGGATAAAACGGCGGCGTGAAAATCCGTTGATAGGTAGCCAGTGCGTTGGGGAAATCGGATGGTTTGTGCCCAAGGAACTTGCGATAAAAAGGATGCAGGTGCACCGGAATGAAATGCACGCTGGTGCCGATGCCCCGTGCCGAGAGTCGGCACAGAAGCTCGTCCCGGCCGATTCTCAAGTTTTTCGGTTTGAGACGAATCAGATACATATGCCAGGCATGTTCGGAATGGCCGTTGCGCGGCGGCCGCTCCAGCATATCAAGATAAGGTGTCAGCCATCGGTCATAAAGCCCGGCAAGATGCTTCCGGCGCTCCTGCAATTGAGAGAATTTGGCCAACTGCGAAAGCCCCAAAGCCGCCTGCAAATCGGAGAGGTTGTATTTGAAGCCGGCCGCCACGATTTCATAAAACCAGCTTCCTTCCGAAGTGTAGCGCTTCCAGGCATCCTTGGACATCCCGTGCAGGGCCAGAACAGCCGCCCGTTCGTGAAGTTTTGGATTATCGGAGACCAGCATTCCCCCTTCCCCGGTGGTTAAATTCTTGGTGGAATAAAAAGAGAACGCCGTGGCATCCGCCAGTTTTCCGACCTTGACCCCTTTGTAGCTGGCGCCCAATGAATGCGCCGCATCCGCCAAGAAAAAAAGCTTTTTCTTTTTGGCCAGCGGCTGCAAAGCGTCGTACTCGCAGGGCAGCCCGGCAATATCCACGGAGACGAGCCCTCTCGTTCTCCGGTCAATCTTTTTTGCAACTAAAGATGGATTGATGTTAAAAGTCTCCGGGTCGATATCCACCAATACCGGCTGCGCCCCGCACCAAATAATGGTCTCCACGCTGGCGGCAAAGGTGTAGGGAGTGGTGATAACTTTGTCTCCCTTTTCGATTCCGGCGGCGGCCAAAGCCAGATGCAAAGCCGCCGTGCAGGAATTGACCGCCAAGGCATGCTTGGCGCCGGTGTAAGCGGCCATCTCCGCTTCGAATTTTTTCGCCCTCGGCCCGGTTGTAATCCAGCCGTCCTCGAGGGCGGATCGAACGGATTCGATGTCCGACCCGTCCAGCGACGGTTTGTAGAATGGAACTTTTCTTATATTTTTTTCATCCATTTGTACTTCGACCTAAAACGGTCCTCGGCCTCCTATTTCTTTATCGACCACGCCAGGTAATGTCCGGACAAGATACGGGTTTTTTCCAATAGGTGGGCGAGCGTTATTGAAACGGGCGCCAGCCACCGGGCCAAGGGGGGGAAGATGCCCAACCGCCGAAACCGGAACGACGAGTGCGGAAAAAGACGCCTCAATTCTCCCTTCCCGATTCCAACCGTGTTCGGGTTGGCCGGATGGGAAATGAAAAAATCGAAAGAGACAAAATACCCGCCCGGTTTCAAGACCCTCCAAATTTCTTCCGCAATTTCCTCTCGTGCCGCCGGCGGAAGCACGGAAGAAAACACCGTGAATTGAAAAATCAAATCAAAGGAATCCCCCGGCCACGGAAGCTTTTCCGCCCGCCCCAACACAATTTCGCTTTTGGGCAGGCGTTGCCGGGCAACTTCCACCCGCTCCGGTTGCAAATCGATGGCGCACAGGTTCTCCGGCCGCGCCCCCCAGCTTAAAAAAAGCAAAAGCCAGCTCCCCCATCCGCTGCCGATATCCAGAATTTTCTTTTGTGACAAATCCAAAATCCCGGCTCTCCGAAAAAAACCCGCCAGTTCCCGCTCGATGCAATGCCGGAAAAAAACCACGTCCGGTTGGTAAAAAGCAAACTTGGATTCCCCCGCCCCGCTCATCCGCGGTCCCTTTTTTGAAGAGCCGCCAAAAGCGTTTCCTCCAGTTGGTCCGTCAAAAAAGAGCGCAGCCGGGTTTTTTTCACGTATTCAAGCCCCCGCTGCCCCATCGCCGCCGCTTCGGCCGGATTTTTTTGAAGGAATTGAAACGCCTCCACCAGGGCATCCGGATTGTCCGGTTCCACTACGACTCCGCATCCGTTTTCCCGGATGATCTCCACCAGCTCTCCCTTTTGCCCCGCCAGAACCACTGGCAATCCGGCCGCCATGGAATCCGCCATTTTTGAAGGGATGACCCCCTCCAACCCTGGTCTCCCGGTTAAAGGAATCACCATTGCATCTACCTGGTACAATCTTTCAAACATTTCCCCCACCGGCATTCCTCTTAAGAAACGCACATTGGACAGGGGCCGGGCCCGGCCTTCCACCGCCGGGCGATCAATTCCGTCACCGATTATTTCAAATTCAAACCCGTCTCGCTCCAGCCGTTGCGCCGCCGCAAGAAGGCTGTCAAAGTCGTATGCCCTTCCAAGATTGCCGGCATAAACTACGCGAAATCTCCCGTTCGCTGCCGGGCTCTCCTTTGGCCGGAGATGTGAATCCGCCACGCCGTTCGGGATGAGCCGGATTTTTTCCGAAGGAATCCCGTCCGTCAGAATGGCCTCCCGGAATCCCTTGGTCACTGTGACGAGGATGTCCGCCTTCCGATAAAAAAAAGTCGCCATACGCTTCAGCAAGGAAAACAAGCCCCCCCGTCTCAGCATCCCTACGGCAACCGCCGCCTCTGGAAAAAGATCCGAAACATGCAGAACCAAAATCGAATTGCGCAGCCGTTTCAACAATACTCCAGCCCAGCCGGACAAAAGGGATGGGGATTCA
The Verrucomicrobiia bacterium DNA segment above includes these coding regions:
- a CDS encoding helix-hairpin-helix domain-containing protein codes for the protein MTAGQFSQTDRKILGFLTLVLIAGIFFNLYKQNNRAVSPGLLLSTLEAPPSHFAVLPKENAVSDFAPLDLNRAELAELERLPGIGPALAQRIVEYRAKNGPFKNVRELLRVAGIGPKKLAELASRVRVTPTSERTPTKTLKEKRQADAGVSSAPSRISPKAETP
- a CDS encoding T9SS type A sorting domain-containing protein, producing MRPAAAPLACLLFLTANAYSQSNWQKVDVPSLNISAGAVLNSVTASGGLVLSSVSGDPTYKAVRSTDGGATWETPPLANLAPLKLKALNTSFLYGARSDSNFIMTNINQGVNPWTILRPALNMTLADVHYINSSPGQAWAVGDSPYVSVTSNNWGSFINRRFPNDSVLMTSVHFFDNNFGVVAGRSTRTGDNGSVIFSTNDGGVTWQNRSLPDTCSSAPNLVVDFLNPRIGWAAQTCNTITNFYKTTDSGATWANQGIVDLFFQASAIDAVDSLHAWVVGRSGPSNGSIVRTSNGGASWNYVTIPSSGRLLSITMKDTTTGFACGQSATLLVYSPISTDVKDGRTNRPRSFELSQNYPNPFNGQTRILFTLQKSQPVTLTVYNLLGQPVRKLVDETRPAGKNEISWDGRDERGISVPSGIYLYKLNTTTEKQIRKMVLLK
- the tsaE gene encoding tRNA (adenosine(37)-N6)-threonylcarbamoyltransferase complex ATPase subunit type 1 TsaE — encoded protein: MAPSILVTRSADETFQAGREFASRLEEGDVVALFGPLGGGKTTFVKGVAAGLKAKDAVTSPTFVLLNVYSGKIPLYHFDFYRLEQAAQLEALNLEDFLYGKGVCLIEWPELALPLLDRPFYKVRFEINDENERKIEIGGKG
- a CDS encoding bifunctional response regulator/alkaline phosphatase family protein; amino-acid sequence: MKEDLKEILWVDDEIELLKPHILFLEGKGCKITPVATGEDALDSVSKRPFDLVLLDEQMPGKDGLATLEDIKDIKPNLPVVMVTKSEEENIMNQAIGKKIDDYLTKPVNPSQVWLVVKKVLDSRKIRGSQMAQDYIAEFNRMRGMLFGQMHWKDWMEAHRKLSEWELEVAAHPEVGLEATHFGQKKEFNVEFGKYIEKIYPRWVAGEDTPPMSVHVVKNHLFPHLSRGKQVFFIVIDCMRLDQWLMVERLVSEYFNVQRDYYYSVLPTATPFSRNAIFAGVFPDDVARADAEAWSAGSKDDSSRNRHERQLLDAQIARLGLKLKGEAKYVKVLDQQEGDNLARKISNYSSVPLLSVVYNFIDMLAHGRSEDEILSELAHDEAAFRSVMQTWFLHSSLFELLKQIAKWDCVAVITTDHGSVLGTRAAIAYGKRDTSTSLRYKYGDNLNCDPKQSVLIKDPRRWRLPMFGLATTYIIAKEDFYFVYPTNFNEYQRAYKNSFQHGGISMEEMILPVATLTPK
- a CDS encoding ATP-binding protein, which gives rise to MGLFRKKNPEFYGHYGASLFYRVFLLFGVIGITFVFITYTQDVILRLKEEETQNVEVYARLYQALINPEASTSDIDLIFETIIQKARFPMVFSDSAGNPQNWRLLDKSLDTVTVKTPEVLARVKKAMDEMDRHRSPKEIRYQGQLVLLFHYGDPPILNRLRLMPYVELALVAIFIISGYVGFRNIKRSEQRHIWVGMAKETAHQLGTPLSSLMGWVELLRTQTEEGKTTPDALREVTARMETDLKRLEKVANRFGQIGSMPELKPADLNAVLGESIAYFRQRLPRQGNGAVIRDNLAALPPVEVNGELFGWVLENLIKNALEAVDPKLGVIEVSSGTEPSGKQIWIRVADNGRGIPPGAQKRVFNPGFTTKKRGWGLGLTLAKRIVEEYHKGRLYLEESMPNVRTVFTITLPANSAKRG
- the serS gene encoding serine--tRNA ligase produces the protein MLDLKFIRENPERVRAGLAAKGDRRGIDEVLRLDERRRELVKEADALKAKRNSVSMEVARLKKEGKDASGIIAEMKTVSDRIAEFDRERREVEEKIEELLRWIPNLPHASVPVAPDESGNVEVRSWGKKPGFAFAPAPHWELGEKLGLLDLAAAAKISGAGFIAFSGWGAKLERALINFMLDLHTQKHGYQEISPPFLVNRASMFGTGQLPKLEEDMYGLKEDDLFLIPTAEVPLTNLFREEILPSERLPIYVTAYTPCFRREAGAAGKDTRGITRVHQFDKVELVKIVRPESSYDELESLVQNAEAILQALGLHYRVKLLASGDMSFASAKTYDLEVWAPGVGKYLEVSSCSNFEDFQARRMNLRFRPSPEAKPEYPHTLNGSGLALPRTVIAILEQYQTEKGTIRIPEVLVPYLGTKELV
- a CDS encoding DegT/DnrJ/EryC1/StrS aminotransferase family protein, which translates into the protein MDEKNIRKVPFYKPSLDGSDIESVRSALEDGWITTGPRAKKFEAEMAAYTGAKHALAVNSCTAALHLALAAAGIEKGDKVITTPYTFAASVETIIWCGAQPVLVDIDPETFNINPSLVAKKIDRRTRGLVSVDIAGLPCEYDALQPLAKKKKLFFLADAAHSLGASYKGVKVGKLADATAFSFYSTKNLTTGEGGMLVSDNPKLHERAAVLALHGMSKDAWKRYTSEGSWFYEIVAAGFKYNLSDLQAALGLSQLAKFSQLQERRKHLAGLYDRWLTPYLDMLERPPRNGHSEHAWHMYLIRLKPKNLRIGRDELLCRLSARGIGTSVHFIPVHLHPFYRKFLGHKPSDFPNALATYQRIFTPPFYPAMGDEDVEYVCSTIGEILKANYKSNLVPVGTKGKAAVAG
- a CDS encoding class I SAM-dependent methyltransferase, whose amino-acid sequence is MSGAGESKFAFYQPDVVFFRHCIERELAGFFRRAGILDLSQKKILDIGSGWGSWLLLFLSWGARPENLCAIDLQPERVEVARQRLPKSEIVLGRAEKLPWPGDSFDLIFQFTVFSSVLPPAAREEIAEEIWRVLKPGGYFVSFDFFISHPANPNTVGIGKGELRRLFPHSSFRFRRLGIFPPLARWLAPVSITLAHLLEKTRILSGHYLAWSIKK
- a CDS encoding glycosyltransferase family 4 protein, which codes for MNILFVTFYYPPEVGAPQRRISEYAAELKRRGHQVSILTGFPNYPRGELIEPYRRRLYLRENLNGIEVLRVFHFLGNRYGKWGRALAEGSFALSASVAVLLETSPDAVIVESPSLLSGWAGVLLKRLRNSILVLHVSDLFPEAAVAVGMLRRGGLFSLLKRMATFFYRKADILVTVTKGFREAILTDGIPSEKIRLIPNGVADSHLRPKESPAANGRFRVVYAGNLGRAYDFDSLLAAAQRLERDGFEFEIIGDGIDRPAVEGRARPLSNVRFLRGMPVGEMFERLYQVDAMVIPLTGRPGLEGVIPSKMADSMAAGLPVVLAGQKGELVEIIRENGCGVVVEPDNPDALVEAFQFLQKNPAEAAAMGQRGLEYVKKTRLRSFLTDQLEETLLAALQKRDRG